In Niveispirillum cyanobacteriorum, the following proteins share a genomic window:
- a CDS encoding TonB-dependent receptor yields the protein MMRRTHTLCLLTTALLTQAALADPVARTEEVIVIGTAGGREGVPLDRLPASGRSLDDAEMNRPGTVTATEGLQRRLGAVAAIDSLGNPWQQGLTLRGFTAAPALGEPQGVVVYQDGMRVNEAFGDVVQWDLLPVFAIRQAQVVAGSNPVFGPNSLGGAVILSMKDGFAYQGLGGDISAGSDDFLSITAEAGGSDGDVGYYLGLSKGRDDGWRDFSPNRLSRAYGDVLYRPDAATEFGVSLTAATSDLTGNGAAPGDLLAENRRGVFTHPDATDSDLLALAFRGKTEVGDGWTLRAAGYWRHLKRRTANGDQGEFEECGTGLCFEEGDDLEPVIGADGRPVTGLEDEPDAVFNRTRTRTDGQGISLQARQAGALGGMDNILILGASLEHARTRYGSGTELGELDATRGVESLGIAIGNEEFNVGLKTRSWIAGASLSDTLSLTPDLHLTGALRLTHADLRLRDQLGDDLDGDHTYTALNPGVGLAWNAGVGTTLYAAVNESNRIPTPAELSCADPEKPCRFPNAFLADPPLDDVRSRTWEMGARGRLSGGVVEWSLSAFRTDNRDDIIFISAGPIVGTGYFDNVGRTRRQGLEAGLSGEAGAVSWFADYALVRASFRTPLSIQAPDNPEANEKGEIAVHRGDRIPGIPLHSLKIGADVAVTDGLIVGAEMQYSSSRYLRGDEANLTDPIGGFALFNLSARYQVLDGVSLHARVDNLFDRRYATFGIYGEADEMGFEDARFLSPGAPRRFVGGLSARF from the coding sequence ATGATGCGCCGCACCCATACGCTGTGCCTGCTGACCACCGCCTTGCTGACGCAGGCTGCCCTTGCCGACCCCGTGGCGCGGACGGAGGAGGTGATCGTGATCGGAACCGCCGGCGGGCGCGAAGGCGTGCCGTTGGACAGGTTGCCGGCCAGCGGACGCAGCCTGGACGATGCAGAGATGAACAGGCCCGGCACGGTCACCGCGACGGAGGGGCTGCAACGCCGACTGGGCGCGGTGGCCGCCATCGACAGTCTGGGCAATCCCTGGCAGCAGGGGTTGACCCTGCGCGGGTTCACGGCGGCCCCGGCCCTGGGCGAGCCGCAAGGCGTCGTCGTCTATCAGGACGGGATGCGGGTGAATGAGGCGTTTGGCGATGTGGTGCAATGGGACCTGTTGCCTGTGTTCGCCATCCGTCAGGCACAGGTGGTGGCGGGGTCCAACCCGGTTTTCGGCCCGAACAGCCTGGGCGGGGCCGTGATCCTGTCCATGAAGGATGGGTTCGCCTACCAGGGACTGGGCGGGGATATCAGCGCCGGGTCGGATGATTTCCTGTCCATCACGGCAGAGGCCGGGGGCAGCGATGGCGATGTAGGTTACTATCTGGGCCTGTCGAAGGGGCGGGATGATGGCTGGCGCGATTTTTCGCCCAACCGCCTTTCGCGCGCCTATGGCGACGTCCTTTACCGGCCCGATGCAGCGACGGAGTTTGGCGTCTCCCTAACGGCTGCGACGTCGGACCTGACGGGCAATGGCGCGGCACCGGGCGATCTGCTGGCGGAGAACCGGCGCGGGGTGTTCACCCATCCCGATGCCACCGACAGCGACCTTCTGGCGCTGGCTTTCCGTGGGAAGACGGAGGTCGGCGATGGCTGGACCCTGCGCGCTGCCGGTTACTGGCGTCACCTGAAACGGCGCACAGCGAATGGCGACCAGGGGGAGTTTGAGGAATGCGGCACCGGCCTCTGTTTTGAGGAAGGCGACGATCTGGAACCCGTGATTGGGGCCGATGGCCGCCCCGTCACGGGTCTGGAGGACGAGCCGGACGCCGTGTTCAACCGCACCCGGACCCGCACCGACGGTCAGGGGATCAGCCTGCAGGCACGACAGGCAGGCGCGTTGGGCGGCATGGACAATATCCTGATCCTGGGGGCCAGCCTGGAACATGCCCGCACCCGTTATGGCAGCGGGACGGAACTAGGCGAGTTGGATGCGACGCGCGGCGTGGAAAGCCTGGGCATCGCCATCGGCAATGAGGAGTTCAATGTCGGGCTGAAGACCCGGTCCTGGATTGCGGGGGCCAGCCTTTCCGACACGCTGTCCCTGACGCCCGACCTGCATCTGACGGGGGCGCTGCGCCTGACCCATGCCGATCTGCGCCTGCGTGACCAGTTGGGCGATGATCTGGATGGGGATCACACCTACACGGCACTGAACCCCGGTGTCGGGCTGGCCTGGAATGCGGGCGTCGGCACCACGCTTTACGCGGCGGTGAATGAGAGCAACCGTATCCCGACACCGGCGGAACTGTCCTGCGCCGACCCGGAAAAGCCGTGCCGCTTCCCCAATGCCTTCCTGGCTGATCCGCCGTTGGACGATGTGCGCTCGCGGACATGGGAAATGGGCGCGCGGGGGCGTTTGTCTGGAGGTGTGGTGGAGTGGTCGCTGTCGGCCTTTCGCACTGATAACCGTGACGACATCATTTTCATTTCCGCCGGCCCGATTGTGGGCACCGGCTATTTCGACAATGTCGGGCGCACGCGGCGCCAAGGTTTGGAGGCCGGGCTTTCCGGGGAGGCGGGCGCCGTCAGCTGGTTTGCTGATTACGCCCTGGTCAGGGCCAGTTTCCGTACGCCCCTGTCCATCCAGGCCCCGGACAATCCGGAGGCGAACGAGAAAGGGGAGATCGCGGTGCACCGTGGCGACCGCATTCCCGGCATCCCCCTGCACAGCCTGAAGATCGGCGCGGATGTGGCGGTGACGGATGGGCTGATCGTTGGGGCGGAGATGCAATATTCATCCAGCCGCTATCTGCGCGGGGACGAGGCGAACCTGACCGACCCGATCGGCGGCTTTGCCCTGTTCAACCTGTCGGCCCGCTATCAGGTTCTGGACGGTGTGAGCTTGCATGCGCGGGTCGATAATCTGTTCGACCGCCGCTACGCGACCTTCGGCATCTATGGGGAGGCGGATGAGATGGGGTTCGAGGATGCTCGTTTCCTGTCGCCCGGTGCCCCCCGTCGCTTCGTGGGCGGTCTGTCGGCGCGGTTCTGA
- a CDS encoding sensor histidine kinase, whose product MSLRWRIILLVMLAAALSALAGLAVTIGGARVAVRAETEAALNQARTQPAVITGHARHVTHLFVPDGTAIPPPNPSHPGVPSWFVALIWDGAPDILLAAPGGQWLLRADPVDEVAEVWSDTAALAWTALVMLALLLAALHVLVGRALAPLHGFAQALDRLAQGQAAGTPTGDNIPELTTIGQRIAHLDRELTVARAENAALSHSLIALQDQERAQLARDLHDELGPMLFGIRVDAHAIARAAGTGPVPAADAIARADAIANAAAGIRDLSRRILNRLRPMGLDHLHAADILRDLMDGLARQHTDIRFTTSLDDDAFTRSEAADLTLYRIAHEALLNALRHGRPTHVGLSIEGDDQGVTLRVTDNGGGLGNDAPAGHGIIGMRERVRALGGDFTILTDDAGLTLVQATLPVPLSSPQTQEHHG is encoded by the coding sequence TTGTCCCTGCGGTGGCGGATCATTCTGCTGGTAATGCTCGCGGCGGCCCTGTCGGCCCTGGCCGGATTGGCGGTGACAATTGGAGGGGCTCGCGTCGCCGTGCGGGCAGAGACCGAGGCGGCACTCAATCAGGCCCGCACGCAACCCGCCGTGATTACCGGCCATGCCCGCCATGTCACCCACCTGTTCGTTCCCGACGGCACCGCTATCCCGCCCCCCAACCCCTCGCATCCCGGCGTGCCCAGCTGGTTCGTAGCCCTGATCTGGGATGGCGCTCCCGATATCCTGCTGGCAGCACCCGGCGGCCAATGGCTGCTGCGCGCCGATCCGGTGGACGAGGTGGCGGAGGTCTGGTCCGATACGGCGGCGCTGGCCTGGACGGCTTTGGTGATGCTGGCCCTGCTGCTGGCTGCCTTGCATGTGCTGGTCGGGCGTGCGCTGGCCCCATTGCACGGGTTTGCACAGGCCCTGGACCGGCTGGCGCAGGGTCAGGCCGCCGGCACGCCAACCGGGGACAATATCCCGGAACTGACCACCATCGGGCAGCGTATTGCCCATCTGGACCGGGAGTTGACAGTGGCACGCGCGGAAAACGCCGCCCTGTCACACAGCCTGATTGCCCTGCAGGATCAGGAACGTGCCCAACTGGCCAGGGACCTGCATGATGAGCTGGGGCCCATGCTGTTCGGTATCCGGGTCGATGCCCATGCCATCGCGCGGGCCGCCGGCACGGGGCCGGTCCCCGCCGCCGACGCCATCGCGCGGGCCGATGCCATCGCCAATGCCGCTGCCGGTATCCGCGACCTGTCGCGCCGTATCCTGAACCGGCTGCGCCCCATGGGGCTGGACCATTTGCATGCGGCTGACATCCTGCGCGACCTGATGGACGGTCTGGCGCGACAGCATACGGACATCCGCTTCACCACCAGCCTGGATGACGATGCCTTCACCCGATCCGAAGCCGCCGACCTGACCCTGTACCGCATCGCCCATGAAGCGCTGCTGAACGCCCTGCGCCATGGCAGGCCGACGCATGTCGGCCTTTCAATCGAGGGCGATGATCAGGGCGTAACCCTGCGCGTCACCGACAATGGCGGTGGCCTGGGCAATGACGCGCCGGCGGGCCATGGCATCATCGGCATGCGTGAACGGGTGCGTGCCCTGGGCGGGGATTTCACGATCCTGACTGACGATGCCGGCCTGACCCTGGTGCAGGCCACCCTGCCTGTACCGCTTTCATCCCCCCAGACACAGGAACATCATGGCTGA
- a CDS encoding response regulator transcription factor, producing MADAAPLILVVDDHAIVRGGCRQLLEPPLSRFRVVEAADGIAAREQVARHNPDLVVADLNLPGTPSGLDLVRELTGAGRRVVVFSMHETPGIAGRCLEVGAAAYVTKSDAPDALVQATEAALRGDRWLSADIARALALPNREGDLTEREAELLDILADTTDLDDVGRRLGISYKTVANTLVRLRNRFGVRRTADLVRVAVQRRTGG from the coding sequence ATGGCTGATGCCGCTCCCTTGATCCTGGTCGTTGATGACCATGCCATCGTGCGCGGCGGCTGCCGGCAATTGCTGGAACCGCCTTTGTCCCGCTTCCGTGTGGTGGAAGCCGCCGATGGCATAGCCGCCCGCGAACAGGTGGCTCGACATAATCCCGATCTGGTGGTGGCCGACTTGAACCTGCCCGGCACGCCCAGCGGACTGGACCTTGTCCGGGAACTGACGGGCGCCGGGCGGCGGGTGGTGGTGTTTTCCATGCATGAAACACCGGGCATCGCAGGCCGCTGCCTGGAAGTGGGGGCCGCCGCTTATGTCACCAAATCGGACGCGCCCGACGCGCTGGTACAGGCGACGGAGGCGGCCCTGCGCGGTGACCGCTGGCTGTCCGCCGACATCGCCCGTGCCCTGGCCCTGCCCAACCGTGAGGGTGACCTGACGGAGCGGGAGGCCGAACTCCTGGATATTCTGGCGGACACAACGGACCTGGATGATGTCGGACGCCGGCTGGGTATCAGCTACAAAACCGTCGCCAATACCCTGGTCCGCCTGCGCAACCGCTTCGGCGTCCGACGCACCGCAGATCTGGTCAGGGTGGCGGTGCAGCGGCGGACCGGGGGTTAG
- a CDS encoding FAD:protein FMN transferase, translated as MPPETRISRRRVLRLSAVALAGAGVALWPRQPSPVTWTGQAMGGPASLTLHGVEQGVALRLVSRVVALVDAMEGLFSLHRPDSLLSRLNREGEVGDPPAAFTDLLRQALSVAAATGGAFDPTVQPLWDLYRGEAPEAETLHAAMGTVGWWRVEVARDRVRLAPGTQLTLNGIAQGYITDRVTDLLLSHGVGHMLVDMGEPRGIGRRGDGQEWQLGIADPDAVGRILSTVPVSGRAIATSAPRGTLIDAAGRFGHILDPVVGRPATAWRQVSVAAATATMADAISTAIAAAAPARAASLIGDSGAAVVMGVVA; from the coding sequence ATGCCGCCTGAAACCCGGATCAGCCGCCGTCGCGTGCTGCGCCTGTCAGCGGTGGCGCTGGCCGGGGCGGGTGTCGCCCTGTGGCCCCGCCAACCATCGCCCGTCACCTGGACCGGGCAGGCCATGGGCGGACCCGCCAGCCTGACCTTGCATGGGGTGGAGCAAGGGGTGGCGCTGCGGCTGGTGTCGCGGGTCGTGGCGCTGGTGGATGCGATGGAGGGGCTGTTCAGCCTGCACCGGCCCGACAGCCTGTTGTCTCGCCTGAACCGGGAGGGGGAGGTTGGCGACCCGCCCGCCGCCTTCACCGACCTGCTGCGTCAGGCGCTGTCGGTGGCGGCGGCCACAGGCGGGGCGTTCGATCCGACGGTACAGCCGCTATGGGACCTGTACCGGGGCGAGGCGCCGGAGGCGGAGACTCTGCACGCCGCCATGGGCACGGTCGGGTGGTGGCGGGTTGAGGTGGCGCGCGACCGGGTGCGGTTGGCCCCCGGCACGCAGCTGACCCTGAACGGCATCGCCCAGGGCTATATCACTGACCGGGTGACCGATCTGCTGCTGTCCCATGGGGTGGGGCATATGCTGGTCGATATGGGGGAACCGCGCGGGATTGGACGGCGCGGGGATGGGCAGGAATGGCAACTGGGCATTGCCGATCCGGATGCGGTGGGACGCATCCTGTCCACCGTGCCCGTGTCGGGCCGGGCCATCGCCACGTCCGCCCCGCGCGGTACCTTGATCGATGCGGCGGGACGGTTCGGGCATATCCTGGACCCTGTCGTGGGACGACCGGCGACGGCGTGGCGGCAGGTCAGTGTCGCTGCGGCGACGGCGACGATGGCCGATGCAATATCCACCGCTATCGCGGCGGCGGCACCGGCGCGGGCGGCGTCCCTGATCGGGGATAGCGGCGCGGCGGTGGTGATGGGGGTGGTGGCCTAA